A window from Lepus europaeus isolate LE1 chromosome 20, mLepTim1.pri, whole genome shotgun sequence encodes these proteins:
- the SFRP4 gene encoding secreted frizzled-related protein 4: MLLSVLVALCLWLRLTLGVRGAPCEAVRIPMCRHMPWNITRMPNHLHHSTQENAILAIEQYEELVDVNCSAVLRFFLCAMYAPICTLEFLHDPIKPCKSVCQRARDDCEPLMKMYNHSWPENLACEELPVYDRGVCISPEAIVTDLPEDVKWIDITPDMMVQERPLDVDCKRLSPDRCKCKKVKPTLATYLSRNYSYVIHAKIKAVQRSGCNEVTTVVDVKEIFKSLSPIPRTQVPLITNSSCQCPHILPHQDVLIMCYEWRSRMMLLENCLVEKWRDQLSKRSIQWEERLQEQQKTTQDKKPTAGRTSRSNPVKPKGKPPAPKPASTKKNIKTRSAQKRTNPKRV, encoded by the exons ATGCTCCTCTCCGTCCTGGTGGCGCTGTGCCTGTGGCTGCGCCTGACGCTGGGCGTGCGCGGCGCGCCCTGCGAGGCGGTGCGCATCCCCATGTGCCGGCACATGCCCTGGAACATCACGCGGATGCCCAAccacctgcaccacagcacgCAGGAGAACGCCATCCTGGCCATCGAGCAGTACGAGGAGCTGGTGGACGTGAACTGCAGCGCGGTGCTGCGCTTCTTCCTCTGCGCCATGTACGCGCCCATCTGCACCCTGGAGTTCCTGCACGACCCCATCAAGCCCTGCAAGTCGGTGTGCCAGCGCGCGCGCGACGACTGCGAGCCGCTCATGAAGATGTACAACCACAGCTGGCCCGAGAACCTGGCCTGCGAGGAGCTGCCCGTCTACGACCGCGGCGTGTGCATCTCGCCCGAGGCCATCGTCACTGACCTCCCGGAGG ATGTTAAGTGGATAGACATCACACCGGACATGATGGTTCAGGAACGGCCTCTTGATGTTGACTGCAAACGCCTGAGCCCTG accGATGCAAGTGCAAAAAAGTGAAGCCAACTTTGGCAACATATTTGAGTAGGAACTACAGCTACG TTATTCATGCCAAAATAAAAGCTGTGCAGAGGAGCGGCTGCAACGAAGTGACGACAGTGGTGGATGTGAAGGAGATCTTCAAGTCCTTGTCACCCATCCCTCGAACTCAAGTCCCACTCATTACAAATTCCTCCTGCCAGTGTCCCCACATCCTGCCACATCAGGACGTCCTCATCATGTGCTACGAGTGGCGCTCAAG AATGATGCTTCTTGAAAATTGTTTGGTTGAAAAGTGGAGAGATCAACTTAGTAAAAGATCCATA CAGTGGGAAGAGAGGCTGCAGGAACAGCAGAAAACAACCCAGGACAAGAAGCCAACTGCCGGGCGCACCAGCCGTAGTAATCCCGTGAAACCGAAGGGAAAGCCACCAGCTCCCAAACCAGCCAGCACCAAGAAGAACATTAAAACGCGGAGTGCTCAAAAGAGAACAAACCCCAAACGAGTGTGA